A DNA window from Gasterosteus aculeatus chromosome 16, fGasAcu3.hap1.1, whole genome shotgun sequence contains the following coding sequences:
- the cpap gene encoding centrosomal P4.1-associated protein isoform X1 has translation MSSPAGIRYSQADFFARWMPSSSRAGVILSPCPDLAGSPRGRSASLEPDDSFASDFAPLPGSADSSCLGVDGSERSPGGEKVGTGGAVNGGPDGVDAMASASEDMPVMMKLEQLRKWQQHMQEQLKAHQLEELLHLQAEQQRLLGMTNGLQHGTDGAGWDSRETPHSPTTNYHEVTLGLRQQQKPPPAQTLEGLPGGPDCEEVDDEAEGSWSSGGEDQEHGVERTHFQEHDDTLIASNGEALTEHSSSREEDVFHDRPIQLGVCGQKKTFEELLEEQMRVEEQRLKSAWQPQTHGGAEAPPKRTYLKRGEGLLRFTANRKAPPPKMGAKNDTKPKPPSRALRRSSSEPAAIQRLAVQRKTATLNKENRPRGLCSPPRDLRGETKAAWTKVLASQQRRNTETVDGEPDRTRAEPRRPWRPKDAASTARVERSGGADAPRPNPVAKQVGASREPEEGQPAGGGDGILGESFEVSFQEKLRRWDCDQQLETVELGEFELLEQAAEELSFSSNSSFVMKVLQLDQQHGGLHPRRLSSTPIKSPPRGAIQRCSGPTAPNCSVSSEALAAKARDDAVGDKVSVEDELRQSDASTCESEGQEVGVQPPSFPGTFHFPARSDPPYDRRSYQDEESGGDSASDGTPLDDVGPDESTLIEDGDRQRYGVVFDDDDTWNDPEDAGSGDDGGGAGPAEGIAPPGRTLSSKLAVNKGAEADEGAAPPPPASQLMTRLFPSLKPKAQNAPLHPPPESKRAEETTGQQVQSRQLRERLVELEIEIERFKKENAALAKLRQENEKNREHLRTERSQFEQTKAEELAKFEEFKKEEIRRLQKERKLFEKHASAARAVPDKKEREEIQALKQQLSSLQEELRGRETRWASSHSRLRQQVDSLSQENGSLRDEIRVLEKLRLSSWQKNPVDAEKDRETKEGPKTCENNASVTKGVKFASPLDSRGGGPISRRISPPHSDTAACRGGSGGGGQGAAAGMKSSLRRPSATCLPSTASLSSSWPGRKTDERLTPGSEGQDKPPDPEHLKSSSLPSEPEGGEVQEVLPNTDGKFFSLQKETLLAGGRRLIVFNNGTKKEVSADGLTVKVTFFNGDTKEVTADQRVIYFYAEAKTTHVTYPDGMEVLHFPNNQTEKHFPDGRKEIVFPDQTVKNLFPSGREESVLTDGTVIQVNPDGVKEILFNTGQKEIHTANYKRREYPDGTAKTVYADGRQETRYPNGRLRVKDRDGNVVLDNGA, from the exons ATGTCATCTCCAGCCGGGATTCGGTACTCGCAGGCGGACTTCTTCGCCCGGTGGATGCCGAGCAGCTCCAGAGCCGGGGTGATCCTCAGTCCCTGCCCGGACCTGGCTGGCTCCCCGCGGGGGCGATCCGCCTCCCTGGAGCCGGACGACTCCTTCGCCTCGGACTTCGCCCCTCTGCCGGGCTCCGCGGACAGCAGCTGCCTCGGCGTGGATGGATCCGAGCGGTCACCCGGAGGAGAGAAGGTCGGGACCGGCGGGGCGGTGAACGGTGGGCCGGACGGTGTGGATGCGATGGCGAGCGCGTCAGAGGACATGCCCGTAATGATGAAGCTGGAGCAG ctgagGAAGTGGCAGCAGCACATGCAGGAGCAGCTGAAAGCccaccagctggaggagctgcttcACCTCCAGGCCGAGCAGCAGAGGCTGCTGGGAATGACGAATGGATTGCAGCACGGCACAGACG GTGCAGGTTGGGATTCCAGGGAAACCCCACACAGCCCCACCACGAACTACCATGAAGTCACTTTGGGCCTCCGACAGCAGCAAAAGCCCCCACCTGCACAGACTCTGGAAGGGCTACCAGGAGGTCCGGATTGTGAGGAGGTGGACGATGAGGCAGAGG GCTCGTGGAGCTCCGGAGGAGAAGATCAGGAACACGGTGTTGAGAGAACTCATTTTCAGGAGCATGATGACACGCTAATAGCGAGTAATGGTGAGGCTTTGACtgaacacagcagcagcagagaagaagacgtCTTCCATGACAG ACCCATACAGCTGGGTGTCTGCGGTCAGAAGAAGACCTTTGAGGAGTTGCTGGAGGAGCAGATGagggtggaggagcagaggctgaAGTCTGCCTGGCAACCGCAG ACCCACGGTGGCGCTGAAGCCCCCCCCAAGAGGACCTATTTGAAGCGAGGCGAGGGCCTGTTGAGATTTACCGCCAATCGCAAAGCGCCGCCACCGAAAATGGGGGCGAAGAATGACACCAAACCAAAACCCCCGTCCAGAGCGCTCCGCCGCAGCAGCTCTGAGCCTGCGGCCATCCAGCGGCTCGCCGTCCAGCGCAAAACCGCCACACTCAACAAGGAAAACCGCCCGAGAGGTCTCTGTTCGCCGCCCCGGGACCTCAGAGGGGAGACCAAAGCGGCCTGGACGAAGGTGTTGGCGAGCCAGCAGAGACGCAACACGGAGACGGTTGACGGCGAGCCGGACAGGACGCGAGCCGAACCGCGTCGGCCGTGGAGGCCAAAGGACGCGGCCTCGACAGCTCGGGTCGAGAGGAGCGGCGGGGCGGACGCGCCGCGGCCAAACCCCGTCGCCAAACAGGTGGGCGCGTCGAGAGAGCCGGAGGAGGGGCAACCGGCAGGGGGAGGAGACGGCATTCTGGGGGAGTCCTTCGAGGTGTCGTTCCAGGAGAAGCTGCGGCGCTGGGACTGCGACCAGCAGCTGGAGACGGTGGAGCTGGGAGAGTTCGAGCTGTTGGAGCAAGCGGCCGAGGAGCTATCCttctcctccaactcctccttCGTCATGAAG GTTCTGCAGCTGGACCAGCAGCACGGAGGGCTGCACCCACGTCggctctcctccacccccatcAAGTCGCCGCCCAGAGGTGCAATCCAGAGGTGCAGCGGCCCAACTGCTCCAAACTGCTCCGTCTCCTCAGAAGCTTTGGCAGCGAAGGCGAGAGACGACGCGGTCGGGGACAAAGTGAGCGTGGAGGACGAGCTCAGGCAATCGGATGCCTCCACCTGCGAGTCCGAAGGGCAGGAAGTGGGGGTCCAACCGCCTTCGTTTCCCGGCACCTTTCACTTTCCCGCTCGTTCCGACCCGCCGTACGACAGGCGCTCGTATCAGGACGAGGAGAGCGGCGGGGATTCGGCGTCGGACGGGACGCCGCTCGACGACGTCGGGCCCGACGAGTCAACTCTGATCGAGGACGGCGACAGGCAGCGGTACGGGGTCGTGTTCGACGACGACGACACGTGGAACGACCCGGAGGACGCCGGCTCGGGCGATGACGGGGGAGGAGCCGGTCCGGCCGAAGGGATCGCACCGCCGGGGAGGACTCTGTCCAGCAAGCTGGCGGTGAACAAAGGGGCGGAGGCAGACGAGGgcgcggctcctcctcctcccgcctcgcAGCTCATGACCAGGTTGTTCCCCTCGCTGAAGCCAAAGGCCCAGAATGCacctctccaccctcctcctgagTCCAAAAGGGCCGAGGAGACGACGG gccAGCAGGTCCAGTCCAGGCAGCTGAGGGAGAGACTGGTGGAGCTGGAGATCGAGATCGAGAGATTCAAGAAGGAGAACGCCGCTCTCGCCAAACTCCGACAGGAAAACGAGAAGAACCGGGAACATCTCAG GACGGAGCGGTCACAATTCGAGCAGACGAAGGCGGAGGAGCTGGCCAAGTTCGAGGAGTTCAAGAAGGAGGAGATCCGGAGGCTGCAGAAGGAGCGCAAGCTGTTTGAGAAACACGCGTCGGCCGCCAGAGCCGTGCCTGACAAGAAGGAGCGGGAGGAGATCCAG GCgctgaagcagcagctgagctctctgcaggaggagctgagggggagggagactCGCTGGGCCTCCTCCCACAGCAGGCTGAGGCAGCAGGTAGACTCCCTCAGCCAGGAGAACGGCTCTCTACGGGACGAG ATCCGTGTGCTGGAAAAGCTCCGGCTCAGCTCCTGGCAGAAAAACCCCGTGGACGCAGAGAAGGACCGAGAAACAAAAGAAGGTCCCAAAACATGCGAGAACAACGCGTCGGTGACCAAAGGAGTGAAATTCGCT AGTCCCCTGgactccagaggaggaggacccaTCAGCAGGAGGATCAGCCCTCCGCACAGCGACACTGCAGCCTGCAGGGGGGGCtccggtggggggggtcagggtgCCGCCG CCGGGATGAAGAGCAGCCTGAGGAGGCCGTCGGCGACGTGCCTCCCCTCCACcgcgtccttgtcctcctcgtggcccggcagGAAGACGGACGAGCGGTTGACACCCGGCAGCGAAGGCCAGGACAAACCGCCGGACCCAGAGCACCTG AAGAGCTCGTCTCTGCCAAGCGAGCCGGAGGGCGGCGAGGTCCAGGAGGTTCTCCCCAACACGGACGGGAAG ttcttctctctgcagaaggAAACGCTTCTGGCCGGCGGCCGGCGACTCATCGTCTTCAACAACGGGACCAAGAAGGAGGTGTCAGCTGACGGGCTCACGGTCAAAGTCACCTTCTTCAACGGGGACACCAAGGAGGTGACGGCCGACCAGAGGGTG ATCTACTTCTACGCCGAGGCCAAGACGACCCACGTCACGTACCCGGACGGCATGGAGGTCCTGCACTTCCCCAACAACCAGACCG AGAAACATTTCCCAGATGGCCGGAAGGAGATCGTCTTTCCGGACCAGACGGTGAAGAACTTGTTCCCGAGCGGCCGGGAGGAGAGCGTGCTGACGGACGGCACCGTGATCCAAGTCAACCC GGACGGCGTGAAGGAGATCCTCTTCAACACGGGCCAGAAGGAGATCCACACGGCCAACTACAAGAGGAGGGAGTACCCCGACGGCACCGCCAAGACCGTGTACGCCGACGGCCGCCAGGAGACCCGCTACCCCAACGGGAGGCTGCGGGTCAAAGACCGAGACGGCAACGTCGTCCTGGACAACGGCGCGTAG
- the cpap gene encoding centrosomal P4.1-associated protein isoform X3 — MSSPAGIRYSQADFFARWMPSSSRAGVILSPCPDLAGSPRGRSASLEPDDSFASDFAPLPGSADSSCLGVDGSERSPGGEKVGTGGAVNGGPDGVDAMASASEDMPVMMKLEQLRKWQQHMQEQLKAHQLEELLHLQAEQQRLLGMTNGLQHGTDGAGWDSRETPHSPTTNYHEVTLGLRQQQKPPPAQTLEGLPGGPDCEEVDDEAEGSWSSGGEDQEHGVERTHFQEHDDTLIASNGEALTEHSSSREEDVFHDRPIQLGVCGQKKTFEELLEEQMRVEEQRLKSAWQPQTHGGAEAPPKRTYLKRGEGLLRFTANRKAPPPKMGAKNDTKPKPPSRALRRSSSEPAAIQRLAVQRKTATLNKENRPRGLCSPPRDLRGETKAAWTKVLASQQRRNTETVDGEPDRTRAEPRRPWRPKDAASTARVERSGGADAPRPNPVAKQVGASREPEEGQPAGGGDGILGESFEVSFQEKLRRWDCDQQLETVELGEFELLEQAAEELSFSSNSSFVMKVLQLDQQHGGLHPRRLSSTPIKSPPRGAIQRCSGPTAPNCSVSSEALAAKARDDAVGDKVSVEDELRQSDASTCESEGQEVGVQPPSFPGTFHFPARSDPPYDRRSYQDEESGGDSASDGTPLDDVGPDESTLIEDGDRQRYGVVFDDDDTWNDPEDAGSGDDGGGAGPAEGIAPPGRTLSSKLAVNKGAEADEGAAPPPPASQLMTRLFPSLKPKAQNAPLHPPPESKRAEETTGQQVQSRQLRERLVELEIEIERFKKENAALAKLRQENEKNREHLRTERSQFEQTKAEELAKFEEFKKEEIRRLQKERKLFEKHASAARAVPDKKEREEIQALKQQLSSLQEELRGRETRWASSHSRLRQQVDSLSQENGSLRDEIRVLEKLRLSSWQKNPVDAEKDRETKEGPKTCENNASVTKGVKFASPLDSRGGGPISRRISPPHSDTAACRGGSGGGGQGAAAGMKSSLRRPSATCLPSTASLSSSWPGRKTDERLTPGSEGQDKPPDPEHLKSSSLPSEPEGGEVQEVLPNTDGKKETLLAGGRRLIVFNNGTKKEVSADGLTVKVTFFNGDTKEVTADQRVIYFYAEAKTTHVTYPDGMEVLHFPNNQTEKHFPDGRKEIVFPDQTVKNLFPSGREESVLTDGTVIQVNPDGVKEILFNTGQKEIHTANYKRREYPDGTAKTVYADGRQETRYPNGRLRVKDRDGNVVLDNGA, encoded by the exons ATGTCATCTCCAGCCGGGATTCGGTACTCGCAGGCGGACTTCTTCGCCCGGTGGATGCCGAGCAGCTCCAGAGCCGGGGTGATCCTCAGTCCCTGCCCGGACCTGGCTGGCTCCCCGCGGGGGCGATCCGCCTCCCTGGAGCCGGACGACTCCTTCGCCTCGGACTTCGCCCCTCTGCCGGGCTCCGCGGACAGCAGCTGCCTCGGCGTGGATGGATCCGAGCGGTCACCCGGAGGAGAGAAGGTCGGGACCGGCGGGGCGGTGAACGGTGGGCCGGACGGTGTGGATGCGATGGCGAGCGCGTCAGAGGACATGCCCGTAATGATGAAGCTGGAGCAG ctgagGAAGTGGCAGCAGCACATGCAGGAGCAGCTGAAAGCccaccagctggaggagctgcttcACCTCCAGGCCGAGCAGCAGAGGCTGCTGGGAATGACGAATGGATTGCAGCACGGCACAGACG GTGCAGGTTGGGATTCCAGGGAAACCCCACACAGCCCCACCACGAACTACCATGAAGTCACTTTGGGCCTCCGACAGCAGCAAAAGCCCCCACCTGCACAGACTCTGGAAGGGCTACCAGGAGGTCCGGATTGTGAGGAGGTGGACGATGAGGCAGAGG GCTCGTGGAGCTCCGGAGGAGAAGATCAGGAACACGGTGTTGAGAGAACTCATTTTCAGGAGCATGATGACACGCTAATAGCGAGTAATGGTGAGGCTTTGACtgaacacagcagcagcagagaagaagacgtCTTCCATGACAG ACCCATACAGCTGGGTGTCTGCGGTCAGAAGAAGACCTTTGAGGAGTTGCTGGAGGAGCAGATGagggtggaggagcagaggctgaAGTCTGCCTGGCAACCGCAG ACCCACGGTGGCGCTGAAGCCCCCCCCAAGAGGACCTATTTGAAGCGAGGCGAGGGCCTGTTGAGATTTACCGCCAATCGCAAAGCGCCGCCACCGAAAATGGGGGCGAAGAATGACACCAAACCAAAACCCCCGTCCAGAGCGCTCCGCCGCAGCAGCTCTGAGCCTGCGGCCATCCAGCGGCTCGCCGTCCAGCGCAAAACCGCCACACTCAACAAGGAAAACCGCCCGAGAGGTCTCTGTTCGCCGCCCCGGGACCTCAGAGGGGAGACCAAAGCGGCCTGGACGAAGGTGTTGGCGAGCCAGCAGAGACGCAACACGGAGACGGTTGACGGCGAGCCGGACAGGACGCGAGCCGAACCGCGTCGGCCGTGGAGGCCAAAGGACGCGGCCTCGACAGCTCGGGTCGAGAGGAGCGGCGGGGCGGACGCGCCGCGGCCAAACCCCGTCGCCAAACAGGTGGGCGCGTCGAGAGAGCCGGAGGAGGGGCAACCGGCAGGGGGAGGAGACGGCATTCTGGGGGAGTCCTTCGAGGTGTCGTTCCAGGAGAAGCTGCGGCGCTGGGACTGCGACCAGCAGCTGGAGACGGTGGAGCTGGGAGAGTTCGAGCTGTTGGAGCAAGCGGCCGAGGAGCTATCCttctcctccaactcctccttCGTCATGAAG GTTCTGCAGCTGGACCAGCAGCACGGAGGGCTGCACCCACGTCggctctcctccacccccatcAAGTCGCCGCCCAGAGGTGCAATCCAGAGGTGCAGCGGCCCAACTGCTCCAAACTGCTCCGTCTCCTCAGAAGCTTTGGCAGCGAAGGCGAGAGACGACGCGGTCGGGGACAAAGTGAGCGTGGAGGACGAGCTCAGGCAATCGGATGCCTCCACCTGCGAGTCCGAAGGGCAGGAAGTGGGGGTCCAACCGCCTTCGTTTCCCGGCACCTTTCACTTTCCCGCTCGTTCCGACCCGCCGTACGACAGGCGCTCGTATCAGGACGAGGAGAGCGGCGGGGATTCGGCGTCGGACGGGACGCCGCTCGACGACGTCGGGCCCGACGAGTCAACTCTGATCGAGGACGGCGACAGGCAGCGGTACGGGGTCGTGTTCGACGACGACGACACGTGGAACGACCCGGAGGACGCCGGCTCGGGCGATGACGGGGGAGGAGCCGGTCCGGCCGAAGGGATCGCACCGCCGGGGAGGACTCTGTCCAGCAAGCTGGCGGTGAACAAAGGGGCGGAGGCAGACGAGGgcgcggctcctcctcctcccgcctcgcAGCTCATGACCAGGTTGTTCCCCTCGCTGAAGCCAAAGGCCCAGAATGCacctctccaccctcctcctgagTCCAAAAGGGCCGAGGAGACGACGG gccAGCAGGTCCAGTCCAGGCAGCTGAGGGAGAGACTGGTGGAGCTGGAGATCGAGATCGAGAGATTCAAGAAGGAGAACGCCGCTCTCGCCAAACTCCGACAGGAAAACGAGAAGAACCGGGAACATCTCAG GACGGAGCGGTCACAATTCGAGCAGACGAAGGCGGAGGAGCTGGCCAAGTTCGAGGAGTTCAAGAAGGAGGAGATCCGGAGGCTGCAGAAGGAGCGCAAGCTGTTTGAGAAACACGCGTCGGCCGCCAGAGCCGTGCCTGACAAGAAGGAGCGGGAGGAGATCCAG GCgctgaagcagcagctgagctctctgcaggaggagctgagggggagggagactCGCTGGGCCTCCTCCCACAGCAGGCTGAGGCAGCAGGTAGACTCCCTCAGCCAGGAGAACGGCTCTCTACGGGACGAG ATCCGTGTGCTGGAAAAGCTCCGGCTCAGCTCCTGGCAGAAAAACCCCGTGGACGCAGAGAAGGACCGAGAAACAAAAGAAGGTCCCAAAACATGCGAGAACAACGCGTCGGTGACCAAAGGAGTGAAATTCGCT AGTCCCCTGgactccagaggaggaggacccaTCAGCAGGAGGATCAGCCCTCCGCACAGCGACACTGCAGCCTGCAGGGGGGGCtccggtggggggggtcagggtgCCGCCG CCGGGATGAAGAGCAGCCTGAGGAGGCCGTCGGCGACGTGCCTCCCCTCCACcgcgtccttgtcctcctcgtggcccggcagGAAGACGGACGAGCGGTTGACACCCGGCAGCGAAGGCCAGGACAAACCGCCGGACCCAGAGCACCTG AAGAGCTCGTCTCTGCCAAGCGAGCCGGAGGGCGGCGAGGTCCAGGAGGTTCTCCCCAACACGGACGGGAAG aaggAAACGCTTCTGGCCGGCGGCCGGCGACTCATCGTCTTCAACAACGGGACCAAGAAGGAGGTGTCAGCTGACGGGCTCACGGTCAAAGTCACCTTCTTCAACGGGGACACCAAGGAGGTGACGGCCGACCAGAGGGTG ATCTACTTCTACGCCGAGGCCAAGACGACCCACGTCACGTACCCGGACGGCATGGAGGTCCTGCACTTCCCCAACAACCAGACCG AGAAACATTTCCCAGATGGCCGGAAGGAGATCGTCTTTCCGGACCAGACGGTGAAGAACTTGTTCCCGAGCGGCCGGGAGGAGAGCGTGCTGACGGACGGCACCGTGATCCAAGTCAACCC GGACGGCGTGAAGGAGATCCTCTTCAACACGGGCCAGAAGGAGATCCACACGGCCAACTACAAGAGGAGGGAGTACCCCGACGGCACCGCCAAGACCGTGTACGCCGACGGCCGCCAGGAGACCCGCTACCCCAACGGGAGGCTGCGGGTCAAAGACCGAGACGGCAACGTCGTCCTGGACAACGGCGCGTAG
- the cpap gene encoding centrosomal P4.1-associated protein isoform X2 — MSSPAGIRYSQADFFARWMPSSSRAGVILSPCPDLAGSPRGRSASLEPDDSFASDFAPLPGSADSSCLGVDGSERSPGGEKVGTGGAVNGGPDGVDAMASASEDMPVMMKLEQLRKWQQHMQEQLKAHQLEELLHLQAEQQRLLGMTNGLQHGTDGWDSRETPHSPTTNYHEVTLGLRQQQKPPPAQTLEGLPGGPDCEEVDDEAEGSWSSGGEDQEHGVERTHFQEHDDTLIASNGEALTEHSSSREEDVFHDRPIQLGVCGQKKTFEELLEEQMRVEEQRLKSAWQPQTHGGAEAPPKRTYLKRGEGLLRFTANRKAPPPKMGAKNDTKPKPPSRALRRSSSEPAAIQRLAVQRKTATLNKENRPRGLCSPPRDLRGETKAAWTKVLASQQRRNTETVDGEPDRTRAEPRRPWRPKDAASTARVERSGGADAPRPNPVAKQVGASREPEEGQPAGGGDGILGESFEVSFQEKLRRWDCDQQLETVELGEFELLEQAAEELSFSSNSSFVMKVLQLDQQHGGLHPRRLSSTPIKSPPRGAIQRCSGPTAPNCSVSSEALAAKARDDAVGDKVSVEDELRQSDASTCESEGQEVGVQPPSFPGTFHFPARSDPPYDRRSYQDEESGGDSASDGTPLDDVGPDESTLIEDGDRQRYGVVFDDDDTWNDPEDAGSGDDGGGAGPAEGIAPPGRTLSSKLAVNKGAEADEGAAPPPPASQLMTRLFPSLKPKAQNAPLHPPPESKRAEETTGQQVQSRQLRERLVELEIEIERFKKENAALAKLRQENEKNREHLRTERSQFEQTKAEELAKFEEFKKEEIRRLQKERKLFEKHASAARAVPDKKEREEIQALKQQLSSLQEELRGRETRWASSHSRLRQQVDSLSQENGSLRDEIRVLEKLRLSSWQKNPVDAEKDRETKEGPKTCENNASVTKGVKFASPLDSRGGGPISRRISPPHSDTAACRGGSGGGGQGAAAGMKSSLRRPSATCLPSTASLSSSWPGRKTDERLTPGSEGQDKPPDPEHLKSSSLPSEPEGGEVQEVLPNTDGKFFSLQKETLLAGGRRLIVFNNGTKKEVSADGLTVKVTFFNGDTKEVTADQRVIYFYAEAKTTHVTYPDGMEVLHFPNNQTEKHFPDGRKEIVFPDQTVKNLFPSGREESVLTDGTVIQVNPDGVKEILFNTGQKEIHTANYKRREYPDGTAKTVYADGRQETRYPNGRLRVKDRDGNVVLDNGA; from the exons ATGTCATCTCCAGCCGGGATTCGGTACTCGCAGGCGGACTTCTTCGCCCGGTGGATGCCGAGCAGCTCCAGAGCCGGGGTGATCCTCAGTCCCTGCCCGGACCTGGCTGGCTCCCCGCGGGGGCGATCCGCCTCCCTGGAGCCGGACGACTCCTTCGCCTCGGACTTCGCCCCTCTGCCGGGCTCCGCGGACAGCAGCTGCCTCGGCGTGGATGGATCCGAGCGGTCACCCGGAGGAGAGAAGGTCGGGACCGGCGGGGCGGTGAACGGTGGGCCGGACGGTGTGGATGCGATGGCGAGCGCGTCAGAGGACATGCCCGTAATGATGAAGCTGGAGCAG ctgagGAAGTGGCAGCAGCACATGCAGGAGCAGCTGAAAGCccaccagctggaggagctgcttcACCTCCAGGCCGAGCAGCAGAGGCTGCTGGGAATGACGAATGGATTGCAGCACGGCACAGACG GTTGGGATTCCAGGGAAACCCCACACAGCCCCACCACGAACTACCATGAAGTCACTTTGGGCCTCCGACAGCAGCAAAAGCCCCCACCTGCACAGACTCTGGAAGGGCTACCAGGAGGTCCGGATTGTGAGGAGGTGGACGATGAGGCAGAGG GCTCGTGGAGCTCCGGAGGAGAAGATCAGGAACACGGTGTTGAGAGAACTCATTTTCAGGAGCATGATGACACGCTAATAGCGAGTAATGGTGAGGCTTTGACtgaacacagcagcagcagagaagaagacgtCTTCCATGACAG ACCCATACAGCTGGGTGTCTGCGGTCAGAAGAAGACCTTTGAGGAGTTGCTGGAGGAGCAGATGagggtggaggagcagaggctgaAGTCTGCCTGGCAACCGCAG ACCCACGGTGGCGCTGAAGCCCCCCCCAAGAGGACCTATTTGAAGCGAGGCGAGGGCCTGTTGAGATTTACCGCCAATCGCAAAGCGCCGCCACCGAAAATGGGGGCGAAGAATGACACCAAACCAAAACCCCCGTCCAGAGCGCTCCGCCGCAGCAGCTCTGAGCCTGCGGCCATCCAGCGGCTCGCCGTCCAGCGCAAAACCGCCACACTCAACAAGGAAAACCGCCCGAGAGGTCTCTGTTCGCCGCCCCGGGACCTCAGAGGGGAGACCAAAGCGGCCTGGACGAAGGTGTTGGCGAGCCAGCAGAGACGCAACACGGAGACGGTTGACGGCGAGCCGGACAGGACGCGAGCCGAACCGCGTCGGCCGTGGAGGCCAAAGGACGCGGCCTCGACAGCTCGGGTCGAGAGGAGCGGCGGGGCGGACGCGCCGCGGCCAAACCCCGTCGCCAAACAGGTGGGCGCGTCGAGAGAGCCGGAGGAGGGGCAACCGGCAGGGGGAGGAGACGGCATTCTGGGGGAGTCCTTCGAGGTGTCGTTCCAGGAGAAGCTGCGGCGCTGGGACTGCGACCAGCAGCTGGAGACGGTGGAGCTGGGAGAGTTCGAGCTGTTGGAGCAAGCGGCCGAGGAGCTATCCttctcctccaactcctccttCGTCATGAAG GTTCTGCAGCTGGACCAGCAGCACGGAGGGCTGCACCCACGTCggctctcctccacccccatcAAGTCGCCGCCCAGAGGTGCAATCCAGAGGTGCAGCGGCCCAACTGCTCCAAACTGCTCCGTCTCCTCAGAAGCTTTGGCAGCGAAGGCGAGAGACGACGCGGTCGGGGACAAAGTGAGCGTGGAGGACGAGCTCAGGCAATCGGATGCCTCCACCTGCGAGTCCGAAGGGCAGGAAGTGGGGGTCCAACCGCCTTCGTTTCCCGGCACCTTTCACTTTCCCGCTCGTTCCGACCCGCCGTACGACAGGCGCTCGTATCAGGACGAGGAGAGCGGCGGGGATTCGGCGTCGGACGGGACGCCGCTCGACGACGTCGGGCCCGACGAGTCAACTCTGATCGAGGACGGCGACAGGCAGCGGTACGGGGTCGTGTTCGACGACGACGACACGTGGAACGACCCGGAGGACGCCGGCTCGGGCGATGACGGGGGAGGAGCCGGTCCGGCCGAAGGGATCGCACCGCCGGGGAGGACTCTGTCCAGCAAGCTGGCGGTGAACAAAGGGGCGGAGGCAGACGAGGgcgcggctcctcctcctcccgcctcgcAGCTCATGACCAGGTTGTTCCCCTCGCTGAAGCCAAAGGCCCAGAATGCacctctccaccctcctcctgagTCCAAAAGGGCCGAGGAGACGACGG gccAGCAGGTCCAGTCCAGGCAGCTGAGGGAGAGACTGGTGGAGCTGGAGATCGAGATCGAGAGATTCAAGAAGGAGAACGCCGCTCTCGCCAAACTCCGACAGGAAAACGAGAAGAACCGGGAACATCTCAG GACGGAGCGGTCACAATTCGAGCAGACGAAGGCGGAGGAGCTGGCCAAGTTCGAGGAGTTCAAGAAGGAGGAGATCCGGAGGCTGCAGAAGGAGCGCAAGCTGTTTGAGAAACACGCGTCGGCCGCCAGAGCCGTGCCTGACAAGAAGGAGCGGGAGGAGATCCAG GCgctgaagcagcagctgagctctctgcaggaggagctgagggggagggagactCGCTGGGCCTCCTCCCACAGCAGGCTGAGGCAGCAGGTAGACTCCCTCAGCCAGGAGAACGGCTCTCTACGGGACGAG ATCCGTGTGCTGGAAAAGCTCCGGCTCAGCTCCTGGCAGAAAAACCCCGTGGACGCAGAGAAGGACCGAGAAACAAAAGAAGGTCCCAAAACATGCGAGAACAACGCGTCGGTGACCAAAGGAGTGAAATTCGCT AGTCCCCTGgactccagaggaggaggacccaTCAGCAGGAGGATCAGCCCTCCGCACAGCGACACTGCAGCCTGCAGGGGGGGCtccggtggggggggtcagggtgCCGCCG CCGGGATGAAGAGCAGCCTGAGGAGGCCGTCGGCGACGTGCCTCCCCTCCACcgcgtccttgtcctcctcgtggcccggcagGAAGACGGACGAGCGGTTGACACCCGGCAGCGAAGGCCAGGACAAACCGCCGGACCCAGAGCACCTG AAGAGCTCGTCTCTGCCAAGCGAGCCGGAGGGCGGCGAGGTCCAGGAGGTTCTCCCCAACACGGACGGGAAG ttcttctctctgcagaaggAAACGCTTCTGGCCGGCGGCCGGCGACTCATCGTCTTCAACAACGGGACCAAGAAGGAGGTGTCAGCTGACGGGCTCACGGTCAAAGTCACCTTCTTCAACGGGGACACCAAGGAGGTGACGGCCGACCAGAGGGTG ATCTACTTCTACGCCGAGGCCAAGACGACCCACGTCACGTACCCGGACGGCATGGAGGTCCTGCACTTCCCCAACAACCAGACCG AGAAACATTTCCCAGATGGCCGGAAGGAGATCGTCTTTCCGGACCAGACGGTGAAGAACTTGTTCCCGAGCGGCCGGGAGGAGAGCGTGCTGACGGACGGCACCGTGATCCAAGTCAACCC GGACGGCGTGAAGGAGATCCTCTTCAACACGGGCCAGAAGGAGATCCACACGGCCAACTACAAGAGGAGGGAGTACCCCGACGGCACCGCCAAGACCGTGTACGCCGACGGCCGCCAGGAGACCCGCTACCCCAACGGGAGGCTGCGGGTCAAAGACCGAGACGGCAACGTCGTCCTGGACAACGGCGCGTAG